A genomic window from Fusarium verticillioides 7600 chromosome 5, whole genome shotgun sequence includes:
- a CDS encoding D-tyrosyl-tRNA(Tyr) deacylase, which produces MISSIGKGVLAFAAVAPGDTEKEADLMAAKVLRMKLWDDEEGGKWKKSVGDIGGEVLCVSQFTLLASTKKGAKPDFHGAANPEEARRLYHYFVQKVRAGYMEERVKDGQFQAMMEVALVNDGPVTLELKNGAKTE; this is translated from the exons ATGATCTCTTCCATCGGCAAGGGAGTCCTGGCCTTTGCAGCCGTGGCCCCCGGGGACACGGAGAAAGAGGCTGACCTGATGGCTGCCAAGGTGCTCAGGATGAAGCTGTGggatgacgaagagggcGGCAAG tggaagaagagtgTCGGCGATATTGGCGGCGAGGTTCTCTGCG TGTCGCAGTTTACGCTGCTGGCTAGCACAAAGAAGGGAGCCAAGCCTGACTTTCACGGTGCTGCCAACCCGGAGGAGGCACGTCGGCTATACCACTACTTTGTGCAGAAGGTCAGGGCGGGTTACATGGAGGAGAGAGTCAAGGATGGGCAGTTccaggccatgatggaggttgCTCTCGTCAACGACGGGCCG GTTACTCTGGAGTTGAAGAACGGCGCCAAGACGGAGTGA
- a CDS encoding D-tyrosyl-tRNA(Tyr) deacylase: MKVILQRVLSASVTVDKEMISSIGKGVLAFAAVAPGDTEKEADLMAAKVLRMKLWDDEEGGKWKKSVGDIGGEVLCVSQFTLLASTKKGAKPDFHGAANPEEARRLYHYFVQKVRAGYMEERVKDGQFQAMMEVALVNDGPVTLELKNGAKTE; this comes from the exons ATGAAGG TCATATTGCAGCGTGTCCTGTCGGCGTCCGTCACCGTCGACAAGGAGATGATCTCTTCCATCGGCAAGGGAGTCCTGGCCTTTGCAGCCGTGGCCCCCGGGGACACGGAGAAAGAGGCTGACCTGATGGCTGCCAAGGTGCTCAGGATGAAGCTGTGggatgacgaagagggcGGCAAG tggaagaagagtgTCGGCGATATTGGCGGCGAGGTTCTCTGCG TGTCGCAGTTTACGCTGCTGGCTAGCACAAAGAAGGGAGCCAAGCCTGACTTTCACGGTGCTGCCAACCCGGAGGAGGCACGTCGGCTATACCACTACTTTGTGCAGAAGGTCAGGGCGGGTTACATGGAGGAGAGAGTCAAGGATGGGCAGTTccaggccatgatggaggttgCTCTCGTCAACGACGGGCCG GTTACTCTGGAGTTGAAGAACGGCGCCAAGACGGAGTGA